ACCTGACATTTAAAACAAATTTAGGTATTAATCTTACCTCATCAAGAGAAGGACTTTACGCAGGGTCTCAAACCAATTTCAGAAACGGAGCACAACCTTTGGCAAGATATATTGCAGGTAATTCGACTGGTCTGAACCTTGAAAACATTTTAAATTATAATTTCAGTATCAATAAACATAGTTTTGTGCTTACTGGTGTTCATTCAGTTCTCACCAATCATTTTGAATCATCCACTGCTGAAGGAACAAACCAGTTGATCAGCAGTCAATTGTATTATGGCCTTGCCAATGCCAATTCACAAGTATCTATAGGTGCCGCACTTAAAGAAAGTGCATTGATTTCTTACACCGGACGACTCATTTACAATTACAATGATAAATATCTGATGACACTTACTGCCAGGTCTGACGGGGCATCACAGTTGAGCGAAGGAAACAAGTGGGCATTTTTCCCATCTGCATCTTTTGCCTGGAGAGTGTCTCAGGAAGACTTTCTGAAAGATAACAGTGCTATTTCAGACTTGAAACTGAGAGCCAGCTATGGTATTGCTGGTAATTCTGCCGTGGAGCCTTACTCCACACAAAGTGTTTTGAACAGAGTACCGTTTGCATGGGACGAAGCGGCAGCAATAGGATATACTTTTGCTCCTCAAATTGGAAATACTAACCTTAGGTGGGAAACGTCAGCAACTGCCAATTTTGGGGTTGATTTTGGTTTATTAAATAACCGGATCACGGGTACTCTCGATTTATTTCAGACCAGGACAAAAGATCTCTTACTCCAAAGATTGCTTCCGTTAAGTTCCGGAGCTGTGTCAACAATCGAAAATGTGGGTGAAACAGAAAACAAGGGCATAGAACTTGGAATCAACGCCATTGCAGTGGACAACAAAACATTTAAATGGAATGTAGGGTTGAATTGGTTTAAGGTGAATGAAAAAATTTTAAAATTGGCTACAGAGTCCAATGACGTCGCAAATGGATGGTTCATCGGTCAGACTACTCAATCTTTCTTTGATTATGAAAAGATAGGTATCTGGCAAACCGGTGAAGCAGAAGCTGCAAAAGCTTTCAATCAGGTGCCTGGAGATATAAAAGTGAGGGATGTTAACGGCGATGGAAAAATTGATGCTACTAATGACAGGGTAATTTTGGGTAGCGGCAGGCCTTCATGGATCGGCAACCTCAATAATGACTTTAAATTTATGAATTTTGACTTGAATATTCAGCTATTTGCAAGATGGGGACAACTGCTCAGATATGCTTTTACTGGAGTGTATGATCCACAAGCCAATGAAAACAGCTTAATTCATAATTATTGGACACCAGAAAACGCATCTAACGATTTTCCAAGGCCAAACGCAAGTAAATCGCAAAGTGCTACCCTTTATTATTCTTCTTTGTTTTATAAGGATGGTTCTTTTTTAAAGCTGAGAGGTATCACATTAGGGTACACATTGCCTAAATCAGTGGTGAATAAGATTCATGTAAGTAATTTACGAGTTTATGTATCTGGTCGAAACCTGTGGACATATTCTAAAATAGAAGATTATGATCCTGAAAGAGGTGGTAATTTCACCAACCCAATGACAAAACTTTTTGTAGGTGGTGTCAACATTGATTTTTGATAATTTTTTATAAAATTTAATAAATAAAGAAAAATGAAAAAGTTAAATATATATTTTCTTGCTTTGGCAATGTTGGGTACAATAGGTTGTTCTGACCTTCTGGAAGAAGAAAACAGAGCTGGCCTTACGGGGGAGACAGTGTATACCAGCCCGGCAGGATTTGAATCTCTGGTAAATGCAGCATATTCGTTTACCAGAGCTTGGTATGGCAAAGAAGAAGGCTATAATCTCATGGAAATGGGCACAGATCTATGGTTGCCTGGTGTGGACAACAGAAGAGTGGACTTGATGCTTTATAATAACCTACAAGGATCTGAAGCAGGATTAGCTGCTACTGAGACATTTATCGAAAGGTTATGGCAAAGATCATATCAGGCTATTGGTTTATGTAATACAGGCATTGCAGGAGTTAAAAATTCTGGCCTCTCTGCGGCACTTCAAACAACACGCGAAGCAGAGTTGAAATTTTTACGAGCTTTTTATTATTTTATTCTTACAGAACAATGGGGTGATGTACACTTCATCACAGAACCATCAACAACTGCTCAAACAACAGCCAATAAAACATCAAGGGCAAAAATTTATGAATTGATACTTTCCGATTTGGATTTTGCAGTAACAAATTTACCAGCTACTACCACACAATATGGTCGTGCTACAAAACCTGCGGCAGAAGCCATGTTAGCCAAAGTACAATTGACTCTGGGCAATAATCAGGCAGCTTCTACTCTAGCCCAAAAGGTTATTTCCGGATACAGCTTCAAGTTAGTCACAGGATACAATACACTTTGGTCTATGACAAATCTAAAAAATACCGAAGTCATCTGGGCATGCAATTATACAGCAGACCTCACACTTTCCGACCTGGTAAATCCTGTAACAAATCCTGATGGACACCCAAGAGGCGGGCATAATGGTCACTTACACTTTGGTATGGCTTATGAAAGGACTGCCGTAGGTTCTATTGGCATGCAAAGAGATGTTGCCAATGGACGCCCTTTCGTAAGATATATGCCTTCAAAATTTTTATTGAATTTATACAATGAAAATGATGATGCGAGATATAATGGTACATTCAAAACAGTATGGTTATGCAACAGGGCCGGATCATACAAGAAAAAAGTCGGAACTACAGATGTAGATATAACCCTCAAAGTAGGAGATACAGCAATCGTAGCTACCAAATATGAAATCAGTGATGATATAGACAGAACCAGAAAATACCTGATCATTGACGAATCTAAAATGTATAAAGCAGACGGCACAGCAAATGGAAATGCGATGTTTGTAGCTCTTCAAAAATTTGATGATCCTACCAGACCTACATTTAATGAAGCACAGAGCGGCCGTGATGCTTTTATTTTAAGATTAGCAGATATTTACCTGATTGCAGCTGAAGCAGAATTGAATCTGGGAAATAAAGCCAAAGCTGCTGAATTGATCAATGTAGTCAGAACCAGGGCTGCTATGCCAGGAAGAACAGCCAATATGCAAATTACGGCTAATGATGTTACCATTGATTTTATCCTGGACGAAAGAGCAAGAGAACTTGCCGGAGAACAATGGAGATGGTTTGATCTTAAAAGAACAGGAAAACTGATCGATAGAGTAAAAAGGTTCAACCCAATGGCTGCTCCATTTATTCTGGATTTCCACACTGTCAGGCCTATACCTCAAAAACAGATTGATGCAGTTACCAACAAATCTGAATTTGTTCAGAATCCCGGATATAAATAAAACTTGTCTTTTAAATAATGAGTTAATGATTTGTCCTCCGTCCTGCTTTGATGATTTTTCATGGACGGAGGATTTTTAGAAATATTCCTCAGATTTATGAAATAAATCGGTTTCTTTTTACCTTTAGGAAATTCAAATTTAAAGTGCAATGAAATTTTTTTCCATATTAGTGGCTTTCGGATTGGCTCCTTTTTTAGTTACCCAATCTACTCAAAAGGTTTTTCTCATTGGTGATTCAACCATGGCCAATAAAAAAAGTTCCGATGCCCCTGAAACCGGATGGGGACAGGTTTTTGGAGAATTTTTTAATGCAGGCATAGAAATCCACAATCATGCTGTGAATGGCAGATCAACGAAAAGTTTCAGGGATAAGGGACATTGGAACGAAGTATTGTCAAAACTTAGCAAAGACGATTATGTGATCATACAGTTTGGCCATAATGATGCAAAAAAAGATGACCCGGAACGATTTGCAGAAGCTAAAACCGATTATAAATCCAATTTAATTGCTTATATTTCAGAAATCAAGGCTAA
The sequence above is drawn from the Saprospiraceae bacterium genome and encodes:
- a CDS encoding RagB/SusD family nutrient uptake outer membrane protein, with product MKKLNIYFLALAMLGTIGCSDLLEEENRAGLTGETVYTSPAGFESLVNAAYSFTRAWYGKEEGYNLMEMGTDLWLPGVDNRRVDLMLYNNLQGSEAGLAATETFIERLWQRSYQAIGLCNTGIAGVKNSGLSAALQTTREAELKFLRAFYYFILTEQWGDVHFITEPSTTAQTTANKTSRAKIYELILSDLDFAVTNLPATTTQYGRATKPAAEAMLAKVQLTLGNNQAASTLAQKVISGYSFKLVTGYNTLWSMTNLKNTEVIWACNYTADLTLSDLVNPVTNPDGHPRGGHNGHLHFGMAYERTAVGSIGMQRDVANGRPFVRYMPSKFLLNLYNENDDARYNGTFKTVWLCNRAGSYKKKVGTTDVDITLKVGDTAIVATKYEISDDIDRTRKYLIIDESKMYKADGTANGNAMFVALQKFDDPTRPTFNEAQSGRDAFILRLADIYLIAAEAELNLGNKAKAAELINVVRTRAAMPGRTANMQITANDVTIDFILDERARELAGEQWRWFDLKRTGKLIDRVKRFNPMAAPFILDFHTVRPIPQKQIDAVTNKSEFVQNPGYK
- a CDS encoding TonB-dependent receptor; the protein is MKSLLTTFLFISFQFVVFGQKGIMVNGTVKDQKTNEPVIGCSIALKNSTEGTITDVDGAFSFQASADGILVFSYIGYVTQEIPIGGRTQIDVILENDAITIDEVVVIGYGAVKKSNVTGSIVSVKPAELKTVPTTNVMESLQGKLPGVDITRSSGAAGAGVNVLVRGNRSLTASNSPLFIVDGIQYSNIQDINPNDIEAMEVLKDAASTAIYGSRGANGVIIITTKKGKAGKTNISFNAYSGVSQLTGYPRVMGPEEYKQFRREANRTTGNWTSTADDTKIFGNLLNNKGTYWPDIFLQDGKQSDYQLGISTGTENTNVYVSLGLFNEAGLFEKDKLSRYSLRANIDHKISKVFNIGTQNQITYYDQDFRNDPLGTANKLVPLEEPYDAQGNLILLINNGRNVNPLSDVLENNWENNTRTSRLFTSAYLGVNFMENLTFKTNLGINLTSSREGLYAGSQTNFRNGAQPLARYIAGNSTGLNLENILNYNFSINKHSFVLTGVHSVLTNHFESSTAEGTNQLISSQLYYGLANANSQVSIGAALKESALISYTGRLIYNYNDKYLMTLTARSDGASQLSEGNKWAFFPSASFAWRVSQEDFLKDNSAISDLKLRASYGIAGNSAVEPYSTQSVLNRVPFAWDEAAAIGYTFAPQIGNTNLRWETSATANFGVDFGLLNNRITGTLDLFQTRTKDLLLQRLLPLSSGAVSTIENVGETENKGIELGINAIAVDNKTFKWNVGLNWFKVNEKILKLATESNDVANGWFIGQTTQSFFDYEKIGIWQTGEAEAAKAFNQVPGDIKVRDVNGDGKIDATNDRVILGSGRPSWIGNLNNDFKFMNFDLNIQLFARWGQLLRYAFTGVYDPQANENSLIHNYWTPENASNDFPRPNASKSQSATLYYSSLFYKDGSFLKLRGITLGYTLPKSVVNKIHVSNLRVYVSGRNLWTYSKIEDYDPERGGNFTNPMTKLFVGGVNIDF